A single genomic interval of Amycolatopsis albispora harbors:
- a CDS encoding anthranilate synthase component I yields the protein MVSSRTDTASSSVATGLGEVSPTREEFRALAESRRVIPVVRRLLADGETPVGVYRKLAADRPGTFLFESAENGASWSRWSFVGVNSPAALTVRDGEAVWTGTPPVGLPSDGDPLTVLRATLEALHTEALPGLPPLTGGLVGYIGYDAVRWLEKLPELAEDDLRIPELTMLLATDLAALDHHEGTVTLIANAVNWDDSPERVDAAYDDAVARLRSMTDQLAVHAPATNAVFDRPAPEFTRRRTKADFHDAVRKAVEAIKAGEAFQVVPSQRFEIETGADALDIYRVLRTSNPSPYMYLLRMEGFDIVGSSPESLVTVRDGRATTHPIAGTRWRGADPEEDAQLAKDLLADEKERAEHLMLVDLGRNDLGKVCKAGTVRVVDFFTIERYSHVMHIVSTVTGELADGKTAFDAVTACFPAGTLSGAPKVRAMELIEELEPTRRALYGGVVGYLDFAGDADTAIAIRTALVRDGRAYVQAGGGVVADSDPDYEDNESLNKARTVLSAVAAAQTLAPAGAIEEAGDPAGV from the coding sequence ATGGTCAGCTCGCGCACCGACACCGCGTCCTCCTCCGTCGCCACCGGCCTCGGTGAGGTCAGCCCGACCCGGGAGGAGTTCCGCGCGCTCGCCGAGTCGCGCCGGGTCATCCCGGTGGTCCGCCGCCTGCTCGCCGACGGGGAGACCCCGGTCGGCGTCTACCGCAAGCTGGCCGCCGACCGGCCGGGCACCTTCCTGTTCGAGTCGGCGGAGAACGGTGCCTCCTGGTCGCGCTGGTCGTTCGTCGGGGTGAACAGCCCGGCCGCGCTGACCGTGCGCGACGGCGAGGCCGTGTGGACCGGCACGCCGCCGGTCGGCCTGCCCTCCGACGGCGACCCGCTGACCGTGCTGCGCGCCACGCTCGAAGCACTGCACACCGAGGCGCTGCCCGGCCTGCCCCCGCTGACCGGCGGCCTGGTCGGCTACATCGGCTACGACGCGGTCCGCTGGCTGGAGAAGCTGCCCGAGCTGGCCGAGGACGACCTGCGCATTCCCGAGCTGACCATGCTGCTGGCCACCGACCTCGCCGCGCTCGACCACCACGAGGGCACGGTCACGCTGATCGCGAACGCGGTCAACTGGGACGACTCGCCGGAGCGGGTGGACGCCGCCTACGACGACGCCGTGGCCCGCCTGCGGTCGATGACCGACCAGCTCGCGGTGCACGCCCCGGCCACCAACGCGGTGTTCGACCGGCCCGCGCCGGAGTTCACCCGCCGCCGCACCAAGGCCGACTTCCACGACGCGGTCCGGAAGGCGGTCGAGGCGATCAAGGCTGGCGAGGCCTTCCAGGTGGTGCCGTCGCAGCGCTTCGAGATCGAGACCGGCGCCGACGCGCTCGACATCTACCGCGTGCTGCGCACCTCCAACCCCAGCCCGTACATGTACCTGCTGCGGATGGAGGGCTTCGACATCGTCGGCTCCAGCCCGGAGTCGCTGGTGACCGTGCGCGACGGGCGGGCCACCACGCACCCGATCGCGGGCACCCGGTGGCGTGGCGCCGACCCGGAGGAGGACGCGCAGCTGGCCAAGGACCTGCTCGCCGACGAGAAGGAGCGCGCCGAGCACCTGATGCTGGTCGACCTCGGCCGCAACGACCTGGGCAAGGTGTGCAAGGCGGGCACCGTGCGCGTGGTCGACTTCTTCACCATCGAGCGCTACAGCCACGTGATGCACATCGTGTCCACCGTCACCGGTGAGCTGGCCGACGGCAAGACCGCCTTCGACGCGGTCACCGCCTGCTTCCCGGCCGGCACGCTCTCGGGCGCGCCGAAGGTGCGCGCGATGGAGCTGATCGAGGAGCTGGAGCCGACCCGGCGCGCGCTCTACGGCGGTGTGGTCGGCTACCTGGACTTCGCCGGGGACGCCGACACCGCGATCGCCATCCGGACCGCGCTGGTCCGCGACGGCCGGGCGTACGTGCAGGCCGGTGGTGGCGTGGTGGCGGACTCGGACCCGGACTACGAGGACAACGAGTCGCTGAACAAGGCCCGGACCGTGCTGTCCGCGGTGGCCGCCGCGCAGACGCTGGCACCGGCCGGGGCGATCGAGGAAGCGGGTGACCCCGCCGGTGTCTGA
- a CDS encoding TetR/AcrR family transcriptional regulator → MATTKRRGRRPAGEDTRAAMLAAAREMFAELGYEGATVRAIAERAGVDAAMVNHWFGGKQGLFAQAVLQLPFDPVQLFTHIFESGPVEELGERIVRTFLTRWDESGGGAFAALIRSVAGHEQVAAALRHLFLEQMFTKLAERVSSDQLQFRASLCASQVVGMGMVRYVAKFEPLASAEREEVVAAVAPTLQRYLTGDLDPAG, encoded by the coding sequence ATGGCAACCACCAAGCGGCGGGGGCGCCGTCCCGCCGGTGAGGACACCCGCGCGGCGATGCTGGCCGCGGCCAGGGAGATGTTCGCCGAACTGGGTTACGAAGGGGCCACCGTGCGTGCCATCGCCGAGCGCGCCGGGGTGGACGCGGCCATGGTGAACCACTGGTTCGGCGGCAAGCAGGGCCTGTTCGCCCAGGCCGTGCTGCAACTGCCGTTCGACCCGGTCCAGCTGTTCACCCACATCTTCGAGAGCGGGCCGGTGGAGGAGCTGGGCGAGCGCATCGTGCGCACCTTCCTCACCCGCTGGGACGAAAGCGGCGGCGGCGCGTTCGCCGCGCTGATCCGGAGCGTGGCCGGGCACGAGCAGGTCGCCGCCGCCCTGCGGCACCTGTTCCTGGAGCAGATGTTCACCAAGCTCGCCGAACGCGTGAGCAGCGACCAGCTGCAGTTCCGGGCGTCGCTGTGCGCGTCGCAGGTGGTCGGCATGGGCATGGTGCGGTACGTAGCGAAGTTCGAGCCGCTGGCGTCCGCCGAGCGTGAGGAGGTCGTCGCCGCGGTGGCGCCGACGCTGCAGCGCTACCTCACCGGCGACCTCGACCCGGCCGGCTAG
- the hisI gene encoding phosphoribosyl-AMP cyclohydrolase, whose protein sequence is MNPVERVKFNADGLVCAVVVDHQSNDVLMVAWMNAEALELTLTTRRGTYFSRSRGKLWVKGETSGHVQHVQEVRHDCDGDTLLVRVVQEGPACHTGTRTCFDTDERRLL, encoded by the coding sequence GTGAACCCGGTCGAACGCGTCAAGTTCAACGCCGACGGGCTGGTCTGCGCGGTGGTGGTCGACCACCAGAGCAACGACGTGCTGATGGTCGCCTGGATGAACGCCGAGGCGCTGGAGCTGACCCTGACCACCCGCCGCGGCACCTACTTCTCCCGCAGCCGCGGCAAGCTGTGGGTCAAGGGCGAGACCTCCGGTCACGTGCAGCACGTCCAGGAGGTCCGGCACGACTGCGACGGCGACACCCTGCTGGTGCGGGTCGTCCAAGAGGGCCCGGCCTGCCACACCGGCACGCGCACCTGCTTCGACACCGACGAGCGGCGGCTGCTCTAG
- the hisF gene encoding imidazole glycerol phosphate synthase subunit HisF — MSVAVRVIPCLDVDAGRVVKGVNFADLRDAGDPVELARRYDAEGADELTFLDVTASSGDRETTFEVVRRTAEQVFIPLTVGGGVRTNDDVNKLLRSGADKVSINTAAIARPEFLHEASRRFGSQCVVLSVDARRTPDTESGFEVTTHGGRKGTGIDAVEWAARGEELGVGEILLNSMDADGTKAGFDLELIGLVRKAVRVPVIASGGAGALEHFLPAVRTGADAVLAASVFHFGQFTIGEVKTALRAGGVEVR; from the coding sequence ATGTCCGTAGCGGTGAGGGTGATCCCGTGTCTCGACGTGGACGCGGGACGGGTGGTCAAGGGTGTCAACTTCGCGGATCTGCGCGACGCCGGGGATCCGGTCGAGCTCGCGCGCCGGTACGACGCCGAAGGCGCGGACGAGCTGACCTTCCTGGACGTGACCGCCTCCTCCGGGGATCGCGAGACCACCTTCGAGGTGGTGCGCCGCACCGCCGAGCAGGTGTTCATCCCGCTCACCGTCGGTGGTGGCGTGCGCACGAACGACGACGTGAACAAGCTGCTCCGGTCCGGCGCGGACAAGGTGAGCATCAACACCGCGGCCATCGCGCGGCCCGAGTTCCTGCACGAGGCCTCGCGCCGCTTCGGCTCCCAGTGCGTGGTGCTCTCGGTCGACGCGCGCCGCACGCCGGACACCGAATCCGGCTTCGAGGTGACCACGCACGGCGGCCGGAAGGGCACCGGCATCGACGCGGTGGAGTGGGCAGCCAGGGGCGAGGAACTCGGCGTCGGGGAGATCCTGCTCAACTCGATGGACGCCGACGGCACCAAGGCGGGCTTCGACCTGGAGCTGATCGGGCTGGTGCGCAAGGCGGTCCGGGTGCCGGTGATCGCCAGCGGCGGGGCGGGTGCGCTGGAGCACTTCCTGCCCGCGGTGCGGACCGGGGCGGACGCGGTGCTCGCGGCCAGCGTGTTCCACTTCGGACAGTTCACCATCGGTGAGGTGAAGACCGCGCTGCGCGCGGGCGGGGTGGAGGTCCGATGA
- a CDS encoding phytase → MRITPLILIVPLLLGGTPAAQASQFPRPVLQTRAFVDDPAATPANADADDPAIWVNRADPARSLVLGTLKEGGLAAFDLGGRELATLPAPAPPSPGAAPGRFNNVDVVDDLAVVSDRGRDRIRVYRIGGDRSLTDVTDPAAPPVFSASESEVDEQRTAYGLAVAELGGRRVVAVSRRHETRIALLELTDLPGGHVGTQPLTTVDLPERFGLPDGTTWTPCGDPGERPQIEGMVLDATHRVLYAAQEDVGIWRIPLGGAPELMDKVRSFGAPARYDEETEECVPDGPDPGFGGTRLTADAEGLTIAEGPRGSGQLYASSQGDSRFVVYDRTGGNKPLYEFTVGSTARTDSVEHSDGAAVTTTPLGRDFPRGLLVLHDGERRPEQGGPTTGFVYLRR, encoded by the coding sequence GTGCGCATCACACCGCTCATCCTCATCGTCCCCCTCCTCCTCGGCGGCACCCCGGCGGCGCAGGCGAGCCAGTTCCCCCGCCCGGTGCTGCAAACGCGGGCGTTCGTCGACGACCCGGCGGCCACCCCGGCCAACGCCGACGCCGACGACCCGGCGATCTGGGTCAACCGCGCCGATCCCGCGCGCAGCCTGGTGCTCGGCACGCTCAAGGAAGGCGGGCTGGCCGCCTTCGACCTGGGCGGGCGCGAGCTGGCCACGCTGCCCGCACCGGCGCCGCCGTCACCGGGTGCCGCACCCGGCCGGTTCAACAACGTGGACGTGGTCGACGACCTCGCGGTGGTCAGCGACCGCGGCCGCGACCGGATCCGCGTGTACCGCATCGGCGGTGACCGGTCCCTCACCGACGTCACCGATCCGGCCGCACCGCCGGTGTTCTCCGCCAGCGAGTCCGAAGTGGACGAACAGCGCACGGCGTACGGGCTGGCGGTGGCCGAGCTCGGCGGTCGGCGGGTGGTCGCGGTGAGCAGGCGGCACGAGACCCGGATCGCGTTGCTGGAGCTGACCGACCTGCCCGGCGGCCACGTCGGCACCCAGCCACTGACCACAGTGGACCTGCCGGAGCGGTTCGGGCTGCCGGACGGCACCACCTGGACGCCCTGCGGCGACCCCGGGGAACGGCCGCAGATCGAGGGCATGGTGCTCGACGCCACGCACCGGGTGCTCTACGCCGCGCAGGAGGACGTCGGCATCTGGCGCATCCCGCTCGGCGGGGCACCGGAGCTGATGGACAAGGTCCGCTCCTTCGGCGCCCCGGCCCGCTACGACGAGGAAACCGAGGAGTGCGTGCCCGACGGCCCCGACCCCGGCTTCGGCGGCACCCGGCTGACCGCCGACGCCGAGGGGCTGACCATCGCCGAAGGCCCGCGCGGGTCCGGGCAGCTCTACGCCTCCAGCCAGGGTGACTCGCGCTTTGTCGTCTACGACCGCACCGGCGGCAACAAGCCGCTGTACGAGTTCACCGTCGGCAGCACCGCGCGGACCGACTCGGTCGAGCACTCCGACGGCGCCGCGGTCACCACCACGCCGCTCGGCCGGGACTTCCCGCGCGGGCTGCTCGTGCTGCACGACGGCGAACGGCGCCCGGAACAGGGCGGGCCGACCACCGGGTTCGTCTACCTGCGGCGGTAG